TACTATGTTAAATCATTTTGCCGGAGTATcaaaatattatgttatatatacatacatatgtatgttgtgcaTACATGTGCCATGACATGAAGAATGCAGTCCCACCAATAGTActtcaaaagctcaaaaaagAGTTGGTtcattttagaaatacatatgtatgtatgtatattttcgatCGTAAGTTGATTTGATTGAAAGAGAATTAAATCAATAAGAGGCCGGTTCAATTCTGCAAGTATAAACATATACAATTATGCAACATACACCTATTTATAATCATAactgtaacaaaaacaaattgatgcACGACTTCCTGCATTCCAAAAACAAAtctacaaaataaatgaaactaACAACAAAGTACTTATGCACATATCAcaaataaatatagtaaaaatacaCCAATTAATTGTATTAtcaatttgcaacaacaacaaacccaAACAAGTGATCATACTTATCAAGCCGCGTTGTCTCGTTGTCATGTAAAGGTTTCACTTCCACATCGTTCTAAGCGGGCTCACGTATATTACAATCCGGTTTTTATTATCGCTTCGCTCAGCATTCGTAGACATCGTCGTATATTTTCACACCATATACTTCAGTCTTAAGTCGAGGTTGCTTTCGCGTGGTTTGTTTCGAATTAATTTCTCTTCGCTTTAGTCGTGAATAAGTGTTAATCCATCCAAAGTTCAAAATGGTCATTAATTTTGCCGCTGGTCCAGCTAAATTACCGGAGGAGGTTAGTTTAAACCGCTTTACTAACATAAACACTATCTTTTTTAATGAGGGCACAACATTTGTATTAATCTATTCGTGAAACAGCAGTGCAAAAAGTTCTCTTATCACTTGAGACTTGTGAAATTAAAATACCAAGTTACAGTTTGGGAGTTCAAATTTTTTGCAACATTGAATCCTACTTCATAACTCATTGATCTTTATCCGTATAAAACTATTTACTAAATATTCTTTGCGCTTCCAGGTACTGAAAGAGGCACAAGAAAATTTGCTCAATTGCAATGGCACCGGCATATCAGTGATGGAAATGTCTCATCGTTCATCAAACTACGCAACGATACAAGAAACAGCTATCAATGATCTACGCGAGCTATTGAATATTCCATCAAACTACAAGATACTGCTCATGCAAGGCGGTGGCACTGGACAATTCGCGGCTGTTTGTTTTAATCTCATAGGACGCACTGGTATCGCTGATTACGTCGTGACCGGTTCTTGGTCAGCCAAGGCAGCAAAGGAAGCTGAACAATATGGCAAGGTAAATTTGGTAATACCCAAAGCTGCAAAATACACCACTGTACCTACACAAGACACTTGGAAACTCGATCCAAATGCCTCCTACATTTACTACTGCGACAATGAGACGGTCGATGGCGTCGAATTCGACTTCGTGCCCGAAACTACAAATGGTGTGCCGCTGGTTTGTGATATGTCGTCGAATTTCCTATCACGTCCAGTTGATGTCACGAAATTCGGTCTCATATTCGCCGGTGCACAGAAAAATATTGGACCAGCCGGTGTGACGGTTGTTATTGTACGTGAGGACCTCATCGGACAGCACATTAAGCAGACACCGTCGGTTTTGAATTTCGCGCAAATGGATAAAAATGCGTCATTACTCAATACGCCGCCAACTTTTTGGTATGTCATATCTTTTGCgtactttttcttaaaatattaacgttttgttttaattatttttagcatTTACTTGATGGGTTTGGTATTCAAGTGGATTAAGCGTAACGGCGGCATTGCAGGCATGGAAAAAACAGCTGCAGCCAAATCAAAGCTCATTTACGATGTAATTGAGCAGTCGAATGGCTTCTACAGCTGTCCGGTGGAGAAGCGTGTGCGCTCACGTATGAATGTACCGTTTCGCATTGGCAGCAGCGAGGGTGTCGACGCCTTGGAAAAAGAGTTTTTGGCAAAGGCCGAGAGTCAGGGCATGATTCAATTGAAGGGTCATCGTTCAGTTGGCGGTATTAGGGCTTCGCTGTACAACGCCATCACTGTCGCCGAAGCCGAGCAGTTGGCTAAATTACTGAAAGAGTTCGcgcaaaataataaagttaaaaattaagagGAGACTGAATTTAAGAACACAATAATTGGAATTTTTGTATAGATtcgtaatattaaatattgatattttaagtaaacaattttgttttcgttttcatattttaaaa
The sequence above is drawn from the Bactrocera tryoni isolate S06 chromosome 1, CSIRO_BtryS06_freeze2, whole genome shotgun sequence genome and encodes:
- the LOC120767192 gene encoding probable phosphoserine aminotransferase codes for the protein MVINFAAGPAKLPEEVLKEAQENLLNCNGTGISVMEMSHRSSNYATIQETAINDLRELLNIPSNYKILLMQGGGTGQFAAVCFNLIGRTGIADYVVTGSWSAKAAKEAEQYGKVNLVIPKAAKYTTVPTQDTWKLDPNASYIYYCDNETVDGVEFDFVPETTNGVPLVCDMSSNFLSRPVDVTKFGLIFAGAQKNIGPAGVTVVIVREDLIGQHIKQTPSVLNFAQMDKNASLLNTPPTFCIYLMGLVFKWIKRNGGIAGMEKTAAAKSKLIYDVIEQSNGFYSCPVEKRVRSRMNVPFRIGSSEGVDALEKEFLAKAESQGMIQLKGHRSVGGIRASLYNAITVAEAEQLAKLLKEFAQNNKVKN